One region of Crateriforma spongiae genomic DNA includes:
- the argC gene encoding N-acetyl-gamma-glutamyl-phosphate reductase yields MNVRVGIVGVTGYTAAELVRLLDRHPSANLTAATSRGDAGKPIHAVHPSTAGRSDVMIETFDPDKMKASCDVVMCCLPHGASAETVRQLIDVGLRVVDFSADFRLSSVEVYQKWYDVQHPWPERIGVTAYGMPEFFADDIRSADVVANPGCYPTSAILPLVPLIKAGLVDPSDVIVDSKSGVSGAGRSPKLATLYCETNESIAAYAVGSHRHQPEIKDLVHRISGKDIEVTFTPHLTPMDRGILSTIYLRPTGGSIDDGMQAWKQQYDSSPFVHVVDHLPATKHVSGTNHVQMTLRQAGDRWIAVCAIDNLTKGASGAAIQNMNVMFGLNETDGLL; encoded by the coding sequence ATGAACGTACGTGTCGGAATCGTCGGCGTGACCGGATACACCGCGGCGGAATTGGTCCGCTTGCTGGACCGTCATCCCAGCGCGAATTTGACCGCCGCAACCAGCCGTGGGGATGCGGGCAAGCCGATCCACGCGGTGCACCCATCGACCGCTGGTCGCAGCGACGTGATGATCGAAACGTTCGACCCGGACAAAATGAAGGCGTCCTGTGATGTCGTGATGTGCTGTCTGCCGCACGGTGCAAGTGCCGAAACGGTTCGCCAGTTGATCGATGTGGGATTGCGAGTCGTCGACTTCAGCGCCGACTTTCGGCTCTCCAGCGTCGAGGTCTATCAAAAATGGTACGACGTGCAGCACCCGTGGCCCGAGCGGATCGGCGTGACGGCATATGGCATGCCTGAGTTCTTTGCCGATGACATTCGGTCAGCCGATGTGGTCGCAAACCCTGGTTGCTATCCGACGTCGGCTATTTTGCCTTTGGTGCCGTTGATCAAGGCCGGCCTTGTGGATCCGTCAGATGTCATCGTCGATAGCAAGTCAGGGGTCAGCGGCGCCGGTCGGTCGCCCAAACTTGCGACGCTGTATTGCGAAACCAACGAATCGATTGCGGCATACGCGGTAGGTTCCCACCGGCATCAGCCTGAAATCAAGGATTTGGTTCATCGAATCAGCGGGAAAGACATCGAAGTCACATTCACGCCACACCTGACACCGATGGACCGTGGCATTTTGTCGACGATCTACTTGCGTCCCACCGGCGGATCCATCGACGACGGTATGCAGGCCTGGAAACAGCAATACGATTCGTCACCGTTCGTTCACGTGGTCGACCATTTGCCGGCCACCAAGCACGTCAGCGGAACAAATCATGTCCAAATGACGTTGCGACAAGCCGGCGACCGCTGGATTGCCGTTTGCGCCATCGACAACTTGACCAAAGGTGCCAGTGGTGCGGCGATCCAAAACATGAACGTGATGTTTGGGCTGAACGAAACCGACGGTCTGCTGTAG
- a CDS encoding putative sugar nucleotidyl transferase yields MQIICFEDRHVDRLAPITHARPAYAVTCASHRLIDWLKRLVDEGHAQSVQAMVRDYLLTLQQLDHQIEAPSQVGQGGQSVMLVNARLAPTVAALDALRKLAKRQSDGVIVDERDQAVLAAVIGPKELQAIEKRAPTTPLVDALLQTAGQLPAITETTVTDAIAAFYWPHDVIETHMAEMPSAMQFRIDTGDYEQRQDGVFVRPGVKIGDYESIHVDDGPIVLEEGVQIGPFCFLEGPVYVGANTRMLEHSAIKDGVSLGHTVKIGGEVEASIIEPYTNKQHHGFLGHSYLGSWINLGAGTCNSDLKNTYGKINIEYGDTKVATGMQFLGCVMGDYSKTAINTGIFTGKVIGVCSMMYGFITANVPSYVNYARLFGQTSLLPADVMISTQQRMFARRKVQQRDCDKQLIIDMYERTESERESEQIGF; encoded by the coding sequence ATGCAAATCATCTGTTTCGAAGACCGACACGTGGACCGCTTGGCCCCGATCACTCACGCTCGGCCCGCCTACGCGGTCACGTGTGCCAGCCACCGGTTGATCGATTGGCTGAAACGTTTGGTCGACGAGGGGCATGCCCAAAGTGTTCAGGCGATGGTGCGTGATTACTTGTTGACGTTGCAGCAATTGGATCACCAAATCGAAGCACCATCCCAAGTGGGCCAGGGCGGTCAAAGTGTGATGCTGGTCAACGCACGATTGGCTCCCACCGTTGCGGCGCTGGACGCACTGCGGAAATTGGCCAAACGGCAATCCGACGGCGTGATCGTGGACGAACGTGATCAAGCGGTGTTGGCGGCGGTGATCGGACCGAAGGAATTACAGGCGATCGAAAAGCGGGCTCCGACGACGCCATTGGTCGACGCGCTTCTGCAGACGGCTGGACAGTTACCCGCAATCACCGAGACCACGGTGACCGACGCCATCGCCGCGTTCTACTGGCCGCACGATGTGATCGAAACCCACATGGCGGAAATGCCGTCGGCGATGCAATTTCGCATCGACACGGGCGACTATGAACAACGTCAAGACGGTGTCTTCGTACGTCCCGGCGTAAAGATCGGCGATTATGAATCGATCCACGTCGACGACGGTCCCATTGTGTTGGAAGAGGGAGTCCAGATTGGCCCGTTCTGTTTTTTGGAAGGCCCAGTGTATGTGGGTGCCAACACTCGAATGCTGGAACACTCCGCCATCAAGGACGGTGTGTCTCTGGGGCACACGGTTAAAATCGGCGGCGAGGTCGAAGCATCGATCATCGAACCTTACACCAACAAACAGCATCATGGTTTCCTGGGACACAGTTACCTGGGCAGCTGGATCAACCTTGGCGCCGGCACTTGCAACAGCGACCTGAAAAATACTTACGGAAAGATCAACATCGAGTATGGCGATACCAAAGTCGCCACCGGAATGCAGTTCCTGGGATGCGTCATGGGTGACTATTCCAAAACGGCGATCAACACCGGCATCTTTACCGGCAAAGTTATCGGTGTGTGCAGCATGATGTACGGCTTCATCACCGCGAACGTCCCCAGCTATGTGAACTACGCTCGACTGTTCGGGCAGACGTCGCTCTTGCCGGCGGACGTGATGATCAGCACCCAACAACGAATGTTCGCCCGACGAAAAGTCCAGCAACGTGACTGTGACAAACAGTTGATCATTGATATGTATGAACGCACCGAGAGCGAACGAGAGTCCGAACAGATCGGGTTTTGA
- a CDS encoding HlyD family secretion protein produces the protein MIRLAVNVRPASLPITSACFWMLFASVVVADQGKGGRVNRIEVQASQCVVRYGAEVDLPALSDGVVTQWAVGRNQVVVKNQVIVNLTNDRLNRRRQTAIERLRLARTQAEDTTTLDHAEAALADANEELRRYRSRFGEPDSLGNPTFRALTLAVSQAQRQYDQALAEHAEAEQRCRVRESELAAIETDCQALQLRSPIDGILVDVYRDSGEWVERGQAIAKIVSPEHLTIDALIAQQVAGRAHCQGCPVSIRWDVPNDEGNPQTRRLDGIVKSVDPQWLPGGYRRIHVDVANQLVGNEHDGIADWILYPGQDIRMTVAVMSPTIHRSKGDPYRTMSNAPIPFTGQPAIRPGTMPSRASLQAEIRLSRNRRRSEILR, from the coding sequence ATGATTCGCCTCGCAGTGAATGTTCGTCCCGCTTCGCTTCCGATCACTTCGGCTTGCTTCTGGATGCTGTTTGCTTCAGTCGTTGTCGCCGACCAAGGGAAAGGTGGTCGCGTCAATCGTATCGAAGTCCAAGCCAGCCAGTGTGTTGTCCGCTACGGCGCCGAAGTTGATCTACCCGCTTTGTCCGACGGCGTGGTGACTCAATGGGCAGTCGGACGCAATCAGGTGGTGGTCAAGAACCAAGTCATCGTTAATCTCACCAATGACCGACTGAACCGCCGGCGGCAGACTGCGATCGAGCGATTACGTTTGGCTAGGACGCAAGCCGAAGACACGACGACGCTCGATCATGCGGAAGCCGCGTTGGCGGATGCGAACGAGGAACTGCGACGTTATCGAAGTCGGTTCGGCGAACCGGATTCGCTTGGCAATCCCACCTTCCGAGCGTTGACGCTAGCCGTGTCCCAGGCCCAGCGCCAGTACGACCAGGCCTTGGCCGAACACGCCGAGGCGGAGCAACGGTGTCGCGTTCGCGAAAGTGAATTGGCGGCGATCGAAACGGACTGTCAGGCCTTGCAGTTAAGATCGCCCATCGACGGGATCTTGGTCGATGTCTATCGGGACAGCGGCGAATGGGTCGAACGCGGCCAAGCGATTGCCAAGATTGTCAGTCCGGAACATCTGACCATCGATGCACTGATTGCCCAGCAGGTCGCCGGACGTGCACATTGCCAGGGATGCCCTGTATCGATTCGGTGGGACGTACCGAATGACGAGGGGAATCCACAGACACGGCGATTGGATGGCATCGTTAAATCGGTGGATCCCCAGTGGTTGCCCGGTGGGTACCGCCGCATTCACGTCGACGTCGCCAATCAATTGGTCGGCAACGAGCACGATGGCATCGCTGATTGGATACTGTACCCGGGACAAGACATTCGCATGACGGTGGCGGTCATGTCACCGACGATCCATCGTTCCAAGGGGGATCCCTACCGAACGATGTCAAATGCACCGATCCCCTTCACGGGACAACCGGCGATTCGCCCCGGCACGATGCCTTCGCGAGCCAGCTTGCAGGCGGAGATTCGCCTGAGCCGAAATCGGCGACGCTCGGAGATTTTGCGATGA
- a CDS encoding CPBP family glutamic-type intramembrane protease produces the protein MNPTASESSSIAPRPRRIWPVFLVIAASLGTYMVASAAAFLLAIFLVTGQLSLDQLRDPDTAISVTESRLGFPIVVVLPQFALIAPCIIAAWLSPVGFANRLGLRRGNWPYWAWVSAMLATPLVGMTSGLVGGLFFEESDHLKELTRIFRQHGTDGFLIPLALMIGATPAICEELLFRGYVQTRLTDSLGRWFGRRITFPVGRAIGALLGLIIASLVFAAFHMDPVHVVTVFPIGLFLGWVAYQSGSIYPAMLGHFANNTLSVVITVLAPEEMPDTLALPSVMFAFAIFSAGMLGLAGSVLASLLFSQRPDHELI, from the coding sequence GTGAATCCTACGGCAAGTGAATCATCGTCGATCGCCCCACGTCCCCGACGAATCTGGCCCGTATTTTTGGTGATCGCCGCTTCGCTTGGCACTTACATGGTTGCCAGCGCGGCGGCGTTTCTGCTGGCGATTTTTTTGGTGACCGGCCAATTGTCGCTGGATCAATTACGAGATCCTGACACCGCCATCAGCGTTACGGAATCTCGGCTGGGATTTCCCATCGTCGTTGTGCTTCCACAATTTGCGCTGATCGCTCCCTGCATCATCGCGGCATGGTTATCGCCGGTCGGCTTTGCAAACAGACTGGGGCTGCGGCGTGGCAATTGGCCCTATTGGGCTTGGGTGTCGGCGATGCTGGCGACTCCGTTGGTGGGCATGACATCTGGATTGGTCGGCGGGCTATTTTTCGAAGAAAGCGATCATCTGAAAGAACTGACGCGCATCTTTCGCCAGCACGGTACCGATGGTTTCCTGATTCCGCTGGCGTTGATGATCGGTGCGACGCCGGCCATTTGCGAAGAACTTTTGTTTCGTGGCTACGTGCAAACGCGTTTGACAGATTCACTGGGACGCTGGTTTGGCCGACGCATTACCTTTCCCGTCGGCCGGGCGATCGGCGCTCTGCTGGGCCTGATCATTGCGTCGTTGGTGTTTGCCGCCTTTCACATGGATCCGGTGCACGTCGTCACGGTGTTTCCCATCGGCCTGTTTTTGGGTTGGGTGGCCTACCAAAGCGGGTCGATCTATCCGGCGATGCTGGGGCATTTCGCTAACAACACACTAAGCGTCGTGATCACCGTGCTGGCACCGGAAGAAATGCCCGACACGCTGGCGCTGCCATCGGTGATGTTCGCCTTTGCGATCTTTTCGGCGGGGATGCTGGGATTGGCCGGGTCCGTTTTGGCGTCGCTGTTGTTCAGCCAGCGACCGGATCACGAATTAATTTAG
- a CDS encoding VWA domain-containing protein — translation MLPSLRLGFDHPGYLWLLAALPVLWWIGSGPLQVLGPWRRRFALLFRTIVWVGVVLAIAGVQLVWVSDRVTVMYVLDQSESIPLAKRQVMLDYVTRSVATHRNHTREDRVGIIVFGRDAIIEMPPFDEDIAVRRLESNLDRTDATDIESALNLAQASMPEDTARRIVIVTDGNENLGRATQMASRLGDAGIGIDVVPVELDFANEVLVEKVDLPTEIRTGQPFEARIVVTNYSDDGGSATQNAGGDASDGDDSDGDASGPVKGLLRVKQSVSGEESLLLEQEIELDPGKNVFPLQHTIDQPAPYTYEAEFIPQNDDQDGLRKNNRATGFTYVRGKGRVLLIEDRSRQGDFDLYVQTLRDADIEVTKQNTDQLFGSLAELQTFDAVILAGVPRVGGGEGSGLVSFTDEQIQMLVRNTQQLGAGLLMIGGPESLGAGGWTGTELEKAMPVDFKIRNTKIQAVGALALIMHASEMAEGNHWQKVIARAAVKQLGPADYAGLLHWTMGGDAWLWGGRQGLLPVGPNRQAMMAAIGRMTPGDMPQFDPAMRMAAAALTRTPASMKHCVIISDGDPSDPTPGTIAAFKNNNITISTVAVASHGLTESQRLRRIAQATGGKYHQVKDGRALPEIFQREARRVARPLVFEPSGGTVPEVIFPHPMLDGVDRVMPRIGGFVLTQTKNSPLAQVLIQSPKPDSPENATILAAWTYGLGRTAVLTTDAGARWASSWTPWNDYEKFHSQLVRWLMRPTGDTGKFTLATQVRDGEVEVIVNALDKDDEFLNFLEMNATALDPELKPIALSMRQVAPGRYVGRFPVDQAGSYFVNVIPDEGTAPLTTGVSVPFSEEYRVRRTNLALINALAETKVNGGEAGIVMPAIDQRAADELVQVDTFRGGLPPARSIKDAWPWFLLAACVLFLFDVAVRRIAISFAWLGRWVRKRFGKAKATDTPTTRRLDELRQSKDAVSQSIDARRRSVRFDPQSVPTESTGQTSAPESSFDSPASSGKPPKESAKDGSRQSDGSTSDAPVSYTERLLEAKRRARKNRD, via the coding sequence TTGTTGCCAAGTCTGCGTTTGGGTTTTGACCACCCGGGCTACCTTTGGCTGTTGGCGGCTTTGCCCGTGCTGTGGTGGATCGGTTCGGGCCCATTACAAGTCTTGGGGCCTTGGCGACGTCGTTTCGCGTTGCTGTTTCGCACCATCGTTTGGGTCGGCGTGGTCCTGGCCATTGCGGGTGTCCAGTTGGTTTGGGTCAGCGACCGCGTCACCGTGATGTATGTGCTGGATCAATCCGAGAGCATCCCGCTGGCCAAACGCCAGGTGATGCTGGATTACGTGACCCGCAGCGTCGCGACCCACCGGAATCATACGCGTGAAGACCGAGTCGGCATCATCGTCTTCGGCCGTGACGCGATCATCGAAATGCCTCCGTTCGATGAAGACATCGCGGTCCGGCGTCTGGAATCCAATCTGGATCGAACCGACGCGACGGACATTGAATCGGCATTGAACCTTGCGCAAGCATCAATGCCCGAAGACACCGCTCGCCGCATCGTGATCGTCACCGATGGGAACGAAAACCTGGGCCGCGCGACGCAAATGGCATCACGACTGGGCGACGCCGGCATCGGTATCGATGTGGTGCCCGTCGAACTTGATTTTGCAAACGAAGTCTTGGTGGAAAAGGTCGACCTGCCGACCGAGATTCGTACCGGGCAACCGTTCGAAGCACGCATTGTCGTGACCAACTACAGCGATGACGGCGGTTCGGCAACCCAAAACGCGGGCGGCGATGCTTCCGACGGCGATGATTCCGACGGCGATGCGTCTGGTCCGGTCAAAGGTTTGTTGCGAGTCAAACAATCGGTGTCCGGTGAAGAATCACTGTTGCTGGAGCAGGAGATCGAACTGGATCCGGGCAAGAACGTCTTTCCACTGCAACACACGATTGATCAACCGGCGCCGTACACCTACGAAGCGGAATTCATCCCCCAGAACGATGACCAAGACGGGCTTCGCAAAAACAATCGCGCGACCGGGTTTACTTACGTCCGTGGCAAAGGACGCGTGCTGCTAATCGAAGACCGATCACGTCAGGGTGATTTCGATCTGTACGTTCAAACGCTGCGTGACGCGGACATCGAAGTCACCAAACAAAACACCGATCAGCTGTTCGGATCACTGGCAGAATTGCAAACGTTTGACGCCGTGATTCTGGCGGGTGTTCCCCGTGTCGGCGGCGGCGAAGGCAGTGGGCTGGTGTCGTTCACCGACGAACAAATCCAGATGTTGGTGCGGAACACACAACAATTGGGGGCCGGCCTGCTGATGATCGGCGGGCCCGAATCGTTGGGTGCCGGTGGCTGGACGGGGACCGAGCTTGAAAAGGCAATGCCGGTCGACTTTAAAATTCGCAATACCAAGATCCAAGCGGTCGGTGCGTTGGCGTTGATCATGCACGCCAGCGAAATGGCCGAAGGCAACCACTGGCAAAAGGTCATCGCGCGTGCGGCGGTCAAACAGTTGGGACCGGCCGACTATGCGGGGCTGTTGCACTGGACCATGGGCGGTGACGCTTGGCTGTGGGGCGGTCGTCAGGGACTGTTACCGGTCGGTCCAAACCGTCAAGCCATGATGGCCGCGATCGGACGCATGACCCCCGGGGACATGCCCCAGTTCGACCCCGCGATGCGGATGGCGGCTGCTGCGTTGACTCGCACTCCGGCGTCGATGAAACACTGTGTCATCATCAGTGATGGCGACCCGAGCGATCCGACGCCTGGAACAATCGCCGCATTCAAGAACAACAACATCACGATCAGCACGGTTGCGGTTGCCTCACACGGGCTGACCGAAAGTCAACGGCTGCGGCGGATCGCCCAGGCCACCGGCGGAAAATATCACCAAGTCAAAGACGGCCGGGCATTGCCGGAAATCTTTCAGCGGGAAGCCCGACGTGTTGCACGGCCGTTGGTCTTCGAACCGTCCGGCGGCACCGTCCCGGAAGTCATCTTTCCGCACCCGATGCTGGACGGTGTGGATCGTGTCATGCCACGGATCGGCGGATTCGTACTGACGCAAACCAAGAACAGCCCGCTGGCCCAGGTGCTGATCCAGTCCCCCAAACCCGATTCGCCGGAAAACGCGACCATCCTGGCGGCATGGACCTATGGGCTGGGCCGAACCGCCGTACTGACCACCGACGCGGGTGCACGCTGGGCGTCGTCGTGGACGCCGTGGAACGATTACGAAAAATTCCACAGCCAATTGGTCCGCTGGCTGATGCGACCGACCGGCGATACCGGAAAGTTCACACTGGCGACGCAAGTCCGCGACGGCGAAGTCGAAGTCATCGTCAATGCGTTGGACAAGGACGACGAATTTTTAAACTTCCTGGAAATGAACGCGACGGCGTTGGATCCCGAATTGAAACCGATCGCTTTAAGCATGCGGCAAGTCGCACCGGGGCGATATGTCGGTCGCTTTCCGGTGGATCAAGCCGGCAGTTACTTCGTCAACGTGATTCCCGACGAAGGCACCGCTCCGTTGACAACAGGCGTCAGCGTTCCGTTCAGCGAAGAATACCGAGTCCGCCGAACCAACCTAGCTTTGATCAATGCTTTGGCGGAAACCAAGGTCAACGGCGGCGAAGCGGGAATCGTGATGCCGGCGATCGATCAACGGGCCGCCGACGAATTGGTCCAAGTCGACACGTTCCGTGGGGGATTGCCGCCGGCGCGCAGCATCAAGGACGCTTGGCCGTGGTTTCTGTTGGCCGCATGTGTGCTGTTCTTGTTCGACGTGGCCGTCCGCCGCATCGCGATCAGTTTCGCATGGCTGGGGCGATGGGTCCGCAAACGTTTCGGCAAAGCCAAAGCGACCGACACGCCCACGACACGCCGCTTGGACGAATTGCGTCAAAGCAAAGACGCGGTTTCGCAATCCATTGATGCTCGACGACGCAGCGTTCGGTTTGATCCTCAGTCCGTGCCGACCGAATCGACGGGTCAAACAAGTGCACCGGAGTCATCGTTTGATTCGCCCGCGAGCTCCGGAAAGCCGCCGAAAGAATCGGCCAAAGACGGTAGCCGCCAAAGCGACGGGTCGACCTCGGACGCCCCGGTCAGCTATACCGAACGTCTGCTGGAAGCCAAACGGCGTGCTCGCAAGAATCGCGATTGA
- a CDS encoding efflux RND transporter periplasmic adaptor subunit encodes MKHAAPQQPFVYRAAGATATASPDAARRSGRSVESGEGLVRDAQREISDIVREVAAAATAQMPESRYWAFLADRILRAMAAEGVTVWRKASATEFDVCHRLGNVDFQDWSNASRQSHQCMLHEIAAGAGPAVVPSTPGATDPEQPANPSPHSVAVVAIDTDMGESSGSDPTYLIEVHLESGGGTVTQRGYLRFVAQMADLAGEFMRRQLIRRLRDDAKLSDWIDQQFDRWSRLSDPRSVIESLADSVAEGFDLDRVAVVRRERPREVIAVSHVDQVDRHSEAVRWILQQSLQTPVDDNGCYFDLDRDVGDGDGEDESLVLDCLVRVGTASDLALIGLRKDNHSGCAEEHRDHLIRLCRMAGIAIDIKTKATKRSLLGRWLAPSGAMNGSWYQRYRRQWMTGMGILTAIVVAAMPVPNIVTSPAVLRPQQWQSVCSPRNAVVDAIYVRHNDRVEVGDPLLTLKDETLEQQIKQLRSERLRLEAELAVETENLIHPSADRSAARSQANSRRRVTELRIDGIDAQLEHLRSVEASLHVTAKQSGIVDAWRLRQRLIDRPVRFGEPLLKVVRLDTAWNAEAEVDQRRMGDLMCSGDAGELSVAVSPVAQPDVRWDATVKSIGPAVESESGSATLVQLALPDHLSITEDATAAASQGALASVASPARTDAVGNAMASENPVATIPHEGMPVRVRFHCGTSPLAYVLFRDAIDSVRSFWGLHFGKPTKTEAST; translated from the coding sequence GTGAAACACGCCGCACCCCAGCAGCCATTTGTCTATCGTGCCGCCGGCGCAACAGCGACGGCCTCGCCGGATGCTGCGCGTCGATCAGGGCGGTCGGTTGAATCCGGGGAAGGCTTGGTCCGCGATGCCCAACGCGAGATCTCGGATATCGTCCGCGAGGTGGCTGCGGCGGCGACCGCCCAGATGCCTGAATCAAGGTATTGGGCTTTTCTGGCCGACCGCATCCTGAGGGCGATGGCGGCCGAGGGAGTCACCGTTTGGCGAAAAGCATCGGCGACGGAGTTTGATGTTTGTCACCGGTTGGGCAATGTTGATTTTCAAGACTGGTCCAATGCGTCCCGGCAATCGCATCAGTGCATGTTGCACGAAATTGCTGCCGGTGCCGGTCCCGCGGTGGTGCCGTCCACGCCCGGTGCGACTGACCCCGAACAGCCCGCCAATCCGTCGCCCCACTCTGTCGCCGTGGTCGCGATCGACACCGACATGGGCGAATCTTCAGGCTCCGATCCCACCTACCTGATCGAAGTCCATTTGGAATCCGGCGGGGGCACCGTCACGCAACGAGGCTATCTGCGGTTCGTAGCCCAGATGGCCGACTTGGCCGGTGAATTCATGCGTCGCCAACTGATCCGGCGACTTCGCGACGATGCTAAGTTGTCCGATTGGATCGACCAACAATTCGATCGATGGAGCCGATTGTCGGACCCACGCAGCGTCATCGAATCGTTGGCCGATTCGGTCGCCGAAGGTTTCGATCTTGATCGTGTCGCCGTGGTGCGACGTGAAAGGCCACGCGAAGTGATCGCCGTCAGTCACGTCGACCAAGTCGATCGACACAGCGAAGCGGTCCGTTGGATTTTGCAGCAATCGCTTCAGACACCGGTCGACGACAACGGATGCTATTTCGATCTTGATCGCGACGTCGGTGATGGTGACGGCGAAGATGAAAGCTTGGTGTTGGATTGTCTGGTTCGTGTGGGGACGGCCAGTGATCTGGCTCTGATCGGGCTGAGAAAAGACAACCACTCCGGTTGTGCCGAAGAACATCGTGACCATCTGATCCGGCTTTGCCGAATGGCGGGCATCGCCATCGACATCAAAACAAAGGCGACAAAACGTTCGTTGCTGGGGCGTTGGCTTGCGCCCTCCGGTGCAATGAACGGTTCCTGGTATCAGCGTTACCGACGCCAGTGGATGACCGGGATGGGGATATTGACCGCAATCGTTGTGGCAGCGATGCCTGTCCCAAATATCGTGACGTCACCGGCGGTGTTGCGACCACAGCAGTGGCAAAGCGTCTGTTCGCCCCGAAACGCGGTGGTGGACGCAATCTATGTGCGGCACAACGATCGCGTCGAAGTCGGTGATCCATTGCTGACGCTGAAAGATGAAACGTTGGAACAGCAGATCAAACAGCTGCGTTCGGAACGTTTGCGGCTGGAGGCCGAATTGGCCGTGGAGACGGAGAATCTGATTCACCCGTCCGCCGACCGGTCTGCGGCGCGTTCACAAGCCAATTCGCGTCGTCGTGTCACCGAGTTGCGAATCGATGGGATCGACGCCCAGTTGGAGCACCTGCGAAGCGTTGAAGCTTCACTTCACGTGACCGCAAAACAGTCCGGAATCGTTGATGCTTGGCGGTTGCGGCAACGTTTAATTGATCGACCAGTGCGATTCGGCGAACCGTTGTTGAAAGTGGTGCGGTTGGACACTGCTTGGAATGCCGAAGCGGAAGTCGATCAGCGTCGCATGGGCGATCTGATGTGCTCGGGTGACGCGGGTGAGTTGTCCGTGGCCGTTTCCCCCGTCGCTCAACCCGATGTCCGCTGGGATGCCACCGTGAAATCGATCGGACCGGCCGTCGAATCAGAATCCGGTTCGGCGACCTTGGTGCAATTGGCTTTGCCCGACCACCTATCGATAACGGAGGACGCCACCGCGGCGGCTTCGCAGGGGGCCTTGGCTTCGGTTGCGTCGCCGGCACGTACGGACGCGGTTGGCAATGCGATGGCAAGCGAGAATCCCGTCGCTACGATTCCTCACGAGGGGATGCCGGTGCGAGTTCGTTTCCACTGTGGGACTTCACCGCTGGCATACGTGTTGTTCCGTGACGCCATTGATTCGGTGCGATCGTTCTGGGGGCTTCACTTTGGCAAACCCACGAAGACGGAGGCATCGACATGA
- a CDS encoding PEP-CTERM sorting domain-containing protein — protein sequence MRSLSIFSLGIALLSVATSLPVYADIIVSYGVFPYSDADSGVRDSVAGATTLTGVTGIDMTRGGGLQYTPTNNAFNSDNWATNLDGDPTVLNPNGYVEIGFALDPGYSATLDELIIGTRSSTSGPSQIGVFASTDGFTTAIATIDEDSNFSNSIISLASIGTVTGDFRLRFLNVGGVTPASPSIPGEEDMDEDSTWRIISHFDSGTFTDPQITGVVAVPEPASLTALTLCGLAGMVRRRRRVS from the coding sequence ATGAGATCACTTAGCATCTTCAGCCTTGGCATTGCTCTGCTTTCGGTTGCAACCAGCCTTCCTGTTTACGCCGACATCATTGTTTCATACGGGGTATTTCCCTACAGCGATGCTGACAGCGGTGTCCGCGATAGTGTCGCTGGTGCTACCACTCTTACCGGAGTCACAGGCATCGACATGACTCGTGGCGGGGGGCTTCAGTACACACCAACGAATAACGCTTTCAATTCTGACAATTGGGCCACCAATTTGGATGGTGACCCGACGGTGCTAAATCCCAACGGTTACGTTGAGATCGGCTTTGCGCTCGATCCGGGATATTCTGCGACCCTAGATGAATTGATTATTGGAACCAGGTCGTCGACAAGCGGTCCAAGCCAGATTGGGGTTTTCGCGTCAACTGACGGATTTACAACGGCCATTGCGACAATCGATGAGGACAGCAACTTTAGCAACAGCATCATCAGCCTGGCATCCATCGGTACCGTCACCGGAGACTTTCGTCTGCGATTCCTTAACGTTGGAGGAGTCACACCGGCTAGTCCATCGATACCAGGAGAAGAAGACATGGACGAGGATAGTACATGGAGAATCATCAGCCACTTCGACTCTGGAACATTCACCGATCCACAGATAACCGGAGTCGTCGCGGTTCCTGAACCCGCCAGCTTGACCGCTCTGACCTTATGTGGCTTAGCTGGCATGGTTCGTCGCAGGCGACGAGTTTCCTAG